A window of Vigna unguiculata cultivar IT97K-499-35 chromosome 4, ASM411807v1, whole genome shotgun sequence contains these coding sequences:
- the LOC114182211 gene encoding ABC transporter C family member 10-like isoform X1 yields the protein MTGFKQQRAHTTMKEFWSMFCAEADCPGTGGKQPFCFDLKTLKDPSSCFNQFLIFCFDVSVLVMLAFILIQKYLFRPFQGMFQVERYSNLQLISSIINASLGLLYLCLGIWVLEENLRKSHTVLPLSGWLLELFEGFRWLIVGLSVSLKLKQLPRSWLWLFSLVTLFLSSFLCVLSMSYAISNRELTFKEALDVLSFPGAVLLLLCTYKTPKCEDTATSIDEDFYDSLNNDFHEVDPYNYVTPFAKAGFLSRMSFWWLNPLMKIGQEKTLQDEDIPKLPELDRAEFCYLSFIEQLNTQKGKESLSQSSILWAIVFCHWKDILMSGLFALLKVLSVCTGPVLLNAFISIAEGNGSFKYEGYVLVLTLFITKIAESLSQRQWYFRTRLVGMKIRSMLTASIYRKILRLSGAARLTHSSGEIMNYVTVDAYRIGEFPFWFHQTWTTSVQLCIALIILFRAIGLATIASLVVIVLTVLCNTPLAKMQHKFQSKLVVAQDERLKVSSEALVNMKVLKLYAWETHFKNAIERLRNIELKLLSAVQLRKAYNIILFWISPVLVSAASFGACYFLNVPLHANNVFTFVATLRLVQEPITAIPDVVGVVIQAKVAFSRIVNFLEATELQSAKFKHRCFDDSIKGSISIKSADFSWEGNVSKSTLRNINLEIRHGQKLAICGEVGSGKSTLLTTILGEVPLTKGTIEVYGKFAYVSQTAWIQTGTIRENILFGSDLDAHRYQETLRRSSLLKDLELFPHGDLTEIGERGVNLSGGQKQRIQLARALYQNADVYLLDDPFSAVDAHTATNLFNVMSSSLLQILHLCGMSHSLLKKGFEIWQEYIMDGLKEKTVLLVTHQVDFLPAFDSVMLMSNGKILEVAPYHHLLTSSREFQNLVNAHNETAGSDNPLDVSSSQRDSTSAREITQAFMEKQLKATNENQLIKEEEREIGNTGFKPYLQYLNQKKGYAYFFMASFCHLMFVILQILQNSWMAANVDNSQVSTLQLIVVYFLIGVASIIFLLIRTLLVVAFGIQSSTYLFVQLINSLFRAPMSFYDCTPLGRILSRVSSDLSIMDLDIPFMLSFTTVGVIYLCSNLTVLAIVSWQVLVVSLPMIYAAIRLQKYYFSTAKELMRVNGTTKSFVANHIAETTAGAVTIRAFEEEDRFFKKNLDLIDINASPFFHSFASNEWLIQRLEVISALLLTSAALCMVLLPPGTFSSGLVGMVLSYGLTLNASLVFLIQNQCSLENYIVSVERINQYMHIPSEAPEVIAGNRPPSNWPVAGKVELNDLQIRYRPYGPLILHGITCTFEAGHKIGIVGRTGSGKSTLISALFRLVEAAGGKIVVDGIDISSIGLHDLRSRFGVIPQDPTLFNGTVRYNLDPLSQYSDREIWEVLGKCQLREVVQEKEEGLNSSVVEDGSNWSMGQRQLFCLGRALLRRSRILVLDEATASIDNATDLILQKTIRTEFADCTVITVAHRIPTVMDCSMVLSISDGKLVEYDEPMNLMNKEGSLFKQLVKEYWSHFHSAESY from the exons ATGACAGGGTTTAAGCAGCAAAGAGCACATACAACGATGAAGGAATTTTGGAGCATGTTTTGTGCAGAAGCTGATTGTCCTGGGACTGGAGGAAAACAAccattttgttttgatttgaaGACTTTGAAAGATCCTTCTTCATGCTTCAACCAGTTCTTGATCTTTTGCTTTGATGTGTCAGTGCTGGTCATGCTGGCATTCATTCTGATCCAGAAGTATTTGTTCAGACCATTTCAGGGTATGTTTCAGGTGGAAAGATATTCAAACTTGCAGCTAATTTCTTCCATAATCAATGCATCTCTGGGATTGTTGTATTTGTGCTTAGGAATTTGGGTTTTAGAGGAAAACTTAAGGAAGAGTCACACGGTTCTTCCACTTAGTGGTTGGCTGCTTGAACTCTTTGAAGGATTCAGATGGTTGATAGTAGGATTAAGTGTAAGTCTTAAGTTGAAACAACTTCCAAGATCATGGTTGTGGTTGTTTTCTCTTGTTACACTATTTCTTTCGAGTTTTCTCTGTGTTTTATCTATGTCTTATGCAATTAGTAACAGAGAACTGACCTTCAAGGAAGCTTTAGATGTTCTATCTTTTCCAGGAGCAGTTTTACTACTCTTGTGCACTTATAAAACACCTAAATGTGAAGACACTGCTACAAGTATTGATGAAGACTTTTATGATTCCTTAAACAACGACTTTCATGAAGTTGATCCTTATAACTACGTAACCCCATTTGCTAAAGCTGGATTCCTCAGTAGAATGTCGTTTTGGTGGTTGAATCCATTGATGAAAATTGGTCAAGAGAAAACACTTCAGGATGAGGATATCCCAAAGTTGCCAGAATTGGATCGAGcagaattttgttatttgtcGTTTATAGAACAATTGAACACGCAAAAGGGAAAAGAATCATTGTCACAATCATCAATTTTGTGGGCAATAGTTTTTTGCCACTGGAAAGATATTTTGATGTCAGGATTGTTTGCATTGCTCAAGGTACTTAGTGTATGTACTGGTCCTGTACTTTTGAATGCTTTTATATCGATTGCTGAGGGTAATGGCAGTTTCAAATATGAGGGTTATGTATTGGTCTTAACTCTTTTCATTACAAAAATCGCAGAGTCCCTATCACAAAGGCAATGGTATTTTCGCACTAGGCTTGTTGGGATGAAAATTAGGTCAATGCTTACAGCTTccatttatagaaaaatattgagGTTGTCTGGTGCAGCTAGATTGACACACTCTAGTGGTGAGATAATGAATTATGTGACTGTGGATGCTTACAGAATTGGAGAATTCCCATTTTGGTTTCACCAGACATGGACAACAAGCGTACAACTATGTATTGCACTTATAATACTTTTTCGTGCTATTGGCCTAGCAACAATTGCCTCATTGGTGGTGATAGTTCTCACTGTGCTTTGCAATACTCCACTAGCAAAGATGCAGCATAAGTTTCAGAGTAAACTCGTGGTGGCACAAGATGAGAGATTGAAGGTGAGTTCTGAGGCCCTTGTGAATATGAAAGTGCTGAAGCTATATGCGTGGGAAACGCATTTTAAAAATGCTATTGAAAGATTAAGAAACATTGAACTGAAATTGTTGAGTGCAGTGCAACTGAGAAAGGCTtacaacataattttattttggatcTCACCTGTTTTGGTGTCTGCTGCTTCTTTTGGGGCATGCTACTTTTTGAATGTTCCTTTACATGCAAACAATGTTTTCACTTTTGTGGCAACTTTACGCCTGGTGCAAGAACCAATTACAGCCATCCCTGATGTTGTTGGGGTGGTCATTCAAGCAAAAGTTGCATTTTCCAGGATTGTTAATTTCCTTGAGGCAACTGAATTACAGAGTGCAAAATTCAAGCATAGGTGTTTTGATGATAGTATCAAGGGCTCAATTTCGATCAAATCTGCTGACTTTTCATGGGAAGGTAATGTATCAAAGTCAACACTGAGGAACATAAACTTGGAGATTAGACATGGGCAGAAGTTGGCAATTTGTGGAGAAGTTGGCTCAGGAAAATCAACCCTCTTAACTACAATTCTCGGTGAAGTTCCTCTGACAAAGGGAACT ATAGAAGTTTATGGAAAGTTTGCATATGTTTCTCAAACAGCATGGATACAAACAGGGACAATACgggaaaatattttgtttggatcGGATTTGGATGCTCATAGATATCAAGAAACACTTCGTAGATCTTCACTGCTAAAGGATTTGGAGCTGTTTCCTCATGGAGACCTCACAGAAATAGGTGAGAGAGGAGTTAACTTGAGTGGAGGTCAAAAGCAGCGAATTCAACTTGCACGTGCTCTTTATCAGAATGCTGATGTATATCTTTTGGATGATCCATTTAGTGCTGTTGATGCACATACTGCCACAAATTTGTTTAATGTAATGTCATCTTCCTTActtcaaattttacatttatgtGGTATGAGTCATTCCTTACTCAAAAAAGGCTTTGAAATTTGGCAGGAATACATCATGGATGGTCTTAAAGAGAAAACTGTTTTACTCGTAACTCATCAAGTCGACTTTCTACCAGCCTTTGATTCTGTTATG TTGATGTCAAATGGGAAAATCCTAGAAGTTGCTCCTTATCATCATTTGTTGACTTCAAGCCGAGAATTCCAGAATCTTGTTAATGCTCACAATGAAACTGCAGGTTCTGACAACCCTTTGGATGTTTCTTCTTCCCAGAGAGATTCAACTTCTGCCAGAGAGATTACACAAGCTTTCATGGAGAAGCAGTTAAAAGCAACAAATGAAAATCAGTTAataaaggaagaagagagagagatagGAAACACAGGGTTCAAACCGTACTTGCAATACTTGAATCAGAAGAAAGGTTATGCATACTTCTTTATGGCTTCTTTTTGTCACCTCATGTTTGTGATTCTCCAGATACTGCAAAACTCATGGATGGCTGCAAATGTTGACAATTCCCAAGTCAGCACACTGCAGTTGATTGTAGTTTACTTCTTGATTGGGGTTGCTTCTATAATTTTCTTGTTGATCAGAACTCTGCTTGTTGTTGCCTTTGGTATTCAATCATCAACATATTTATTTGTACAGTTAATTAACTCCCTTTTTCGTGCACCAATGTCCTTTTATGATTGTACACCATTGGGAAGGATACTTAGCAGG GTCTCATCAGATCTTAGCATTATGGATCTTGATATACCTTTTATGCTAAGTTTCACTACGGTAGGTGTTATATACTTATGTTCTAATCTCACAGTTCTAGCCATTGTCTCTTGGCAAGTCTTGGTTGTCTCCTTACCAATGATTTATGCTGCAATTCGCTTGCAG aaatattatttttccacTGCAAAAGAATTGATGCGCGTGAATGGCACAACAAAATCATTTGTAGCTAATCATATAGCTGAAACAACTGCTGGAGCTGTGACAATAAGAGCTTTTGAGGAAGAAGATCGTTTTTTCAAGAAGAATCTTGATCTAATTGATATCAATGCCAGTCCCTTCTTTCACAGTTTTGCCTCAAATGAGTGGCTGATCCAAAGATTAGAAGTAATCAGTGCATTACTTCTTACCTCTGCAGCTCTATGCATGGTTCTGCTTCCACCAGGAACATTCAGCTCTG gatTGGTTGGCATGGTTCTCTCCTATGGCCTTACCTTAAACGCTTCCttagtatttttaattcaaaatcaatgcagTCTAGAAAATTACATAGTATCCGTAGAGAGGATAAATCAATATATGCATATACCAAGTGAGGCCCCAGAAGTAATAGCAGGAAATCGTCCTCCTTCAAATTGGCCAGTTGCTGGTAAAGTAGAACTAAATGACTTGCAG ATACGATACAGGCCATATGGACCACTTATACTTCATGGAATCACATGCACATTCGAAGCAGGACACAAGATTGGAATTGTTGGAAGAACAGGCAGTGGAAAGTCCACTCTTATCAGTGCATTATTTCGTCTGGTGGAGGCAGCTGGTGGAAAAATTGTAGTTGATGGCATAGACATATCTTCTATTGGCCTTCATGATTTGAGGTCACGTTTTGGTGTTATACCTCAGGATCCTACCCTTTTTAACGGAACTGTTAGATATAATTTAGACCCTTTATCTCAATACTCTGATCGAGAAATTTGGGAG GTTCTTGGGAAGTGTCAGCTGCGAGAAGTTGTACAAGAGAAAGAAGAGGGACTAAACTCCTCAG TTGTGGAAGATGGATCAAACTGGAGCATGGGACAAAGGCAATTATTTTGTTTGGGGCGTGCGCTGTTAAGGAGAAGTAGGATATTGGTGTTGGATGAAGCAACTGCATCAATTGACAACGCAACTGATTTGATTCTGCAGAAAACCATTAGAACTGAGTTTGCAGATTGTACAGTGATCACAGTAGCACACAGAATACCAACCGTGATGGATTGCAGTATGGTTCTTTCAATTAGTGATG GAAAATTGGTGGAGTATGATGAACCAATGAACTTGATGAACAAAGAAGGATCGCTATTCAAGCAGCTTGTTAAGGAGTACTGGTCTCATTTTCATTCTGCAGAATCATATTGA
- the LOC114182211 gene encoding ABC transporter C family member 10-like isoform X3, translating into MTGFKQQRAHTTMKEFWSMFCAEADCPGTGGKQPFCFDLKTLKDPSSCFNQFLIFCFDVSVLVMLAFILIQKYLFRPFQGMFQVERYSNLQLISSIINASLGLLYLCLGIWVLEENLRKSHTVLPLSGWLLELFEGFRWLIVGLSVSLKLKQLPRSWLWLFSLVTLFLSSFLCVLSMSYAISNRELTFKEALDVLSFPGAVLLLLCTYKTPKCEDTATSIDEDFYDSLNNDFHEVDPYNYVTPFAKAGFLSRMSFWWLNPLMKIGQEKTLQDEDIPKLPELDRAEFCYLSFIEQLNTQKGKESLSQSSILWAIVFCHWKDILMSGLFALLKVLSVCTGPVLLNAFISIAEGNGSFKYEGYVLVLTLFITKIAESLSQRQWYFRTRLVGMKIRSMLTASIYRKILRLSGAARLTHSSGEIMNYVTVDAYRIGEFPFWFHQTWTTSVQLCIALIILFRAIGLATIASLVVIVLTVLCNTPLAKMQHKFQSKLVVAQDERLKVSSEALVNMKVLKLYAWETHFKNAIERLRNIELKLLSAVQLRKAYNIILFWISPVLVSAASFGACYFLNVPLHANNVFTFVATLRLVQEPITAIPDVVGVVIQAKVAFSRIVNFLEATELQSAKFKHRCFDDSIKGSISIKSADFSWEGNVSKSTLRNINLEIRHGQKLAICGEVGSGKSTLLTTILGEVPLTKGTIEVYGKFAYVSQTAWIQTGTIRENILFGSDLDAHRYQETLRRSSLLKDLELFPHGDLTEIGERGVNLSGGQKQRIQLARALYQNADVYLLDDPFSAVDAHTATNLFNEYIMDGLKEKTVLLVTHQVDFLPAFDSVMLMSNGKILEVAPYHHLLTSSREFQNLVNAHNETAGSDNPLDVSSSQRDSTSAREITQAFMEKQLKATNENQLIKEEEREIGNTGFKPYLQYLNQKKGYAYFFMASFCHLMFVILQILQNSWMAANVDNSQVSTLQLIVVYFLIGVASIIFLLIRTLLVVAFGIQSSTYLFVQLINSLFRAPMSFYDCTPLGRILSRVSSDLSIMDLDIPFMLSFTTVGVIYLCSNLTVLAIVSWQVLVVSLPMIYAAIRLQKYYFSTAKELMRVNGTTKSFVANHIAETTAGAVTIRAFEEEDRFFKKNLDLIDINASPFFHSFASNEWLIQRLEVISALLLTSAALCMVLLPPGTFSSGLVGMVLSYGLTLNASLVFLIQNQCSLENYIVSVERINQYMHIPSEAPEVIAGNRPPSNWPVAGKVELNDLQIRYRPYGPLILHGITCTFEAGHKIGIVGRTGSGKSTLISALFRLVEAAGGKIVVDGIDISSIGLHDLRSRFGVIPQDPTLFNGTVRYNLDPLSQYSDREIWEVLGKCQLREVVQEKEEGLNSSVVEDGSNWSMGQRQLFCLGRALLRRSRILVLDEATASIDNATDLILQKTIRTEFADCTVITVAHRIPTVMDCSMVLSISDGKLVEYDEPMNLMNKEGSLFKQLVKEYWSHFHSAESY; encoded by the exons ATGACAGGGTTTAAGCAGCAAAGAGCACATACAACGATGAAGGAATTTTGGAGCATGTTTTGTGCAGAAGCTGATTGTCCTGGGACTGGAGGAAAACAAccattttgttttgatttgaaGACTTTGAAAGATCCTTCTTCATGCTTCAACCAGTTCTTGATCTTTTGCTTTGATGTGTCAGTGCTGGTCATGCTGGCATTCATTCTGATCCAGAAGTATTTGTTCAGACCATTTCAGGGTATGTTTCAGGTGGAAAGATATTCAAACTTGCAGCTAATTTCTTCCATAATCAATGCATCTCTGGGATTGTTGTATTTGTGCTTAGGAATTTGGGTTTTAGAGGAAAACTTAAGGAAGAGTCACACGGTTCTTCCACTTAGTGGTTGGCTGCTTGAACTCTTTGAAGGATTCAGATGGTTGATAGTAGGATTAAGTGTAAGTCTTAAGTTGAAACAACTTCCAAGATCATGGTTGTGGTTGTTTTCTCTTGTTACACTATTTCTTTCGAGTTTTCTCTGTGTTTTATCTATGTCTTATGCAATTAGTAACAGAGAACTGACCTTCAAGGAAGCTTTAGATGTTCTATCTTTTCCAGGAGCAGTTTTACTACTCTTGTGCACTTATAAAACACCTAAATGTGAAGACACTGCTACAAGTATTGATGAAGACTTTTATGATTCCTTAAACAACGACTTTCATGAAGTTGATCCTTATAACTACGTAACCCCATTTGCTAAAGCTGGATTCCTCAGTAGAATGTCGTTTTGGTGGTTGAATCCATTGATGAAAATTGGTCAAGAGAAAACACTTCAGGATGAGGATATCCCAAAGTTGCCAGAATTGGATCGAGcagaattttgttatttgtcGTTTATAGAACAATTGAACACGCAAAAGGGAAAAGAATCATTGTCACAATCATCAATTTTGTGGGCAATAGTTTTTTGCCACTGGAAAGATATTTTGATGTCAGGATTGTTTGCATTGCTCAAGGTACTTAGTGTATGTACTGGTCCTGTACTTTTGAATGCTTTTATATCGATTGCTGAGGGTAATGGCAGTTTCAAATATGAGGGTTATGTATTGGTCTTAACTCTTTTCATTACAAAAATCGCAGAGTCCCTATCACAAAGGCAATGGTATTTTCGCACTAGGCTTGTTGGGATGAAAATTAGGTCAATGCTTACAGCTTccatttatagaaaaatattgagGTTGTCTGGTGCAGCTAGATTGACACACTCTAGTGGTGAGATAATGAATTATGTGACTGTGGATGCTTACAGAATTGGAGAATTCCCATTTTGGTTTCACCAGACATGGACAACAAGCGTACAACTATGTATTGCACTTATAATACTTTTTCGTGCTATTGGCCTAGCAACAATTGCCTCATTGGTGGTGATAGTTCTCACTGTGCTTTGCAATACTCCACTAGCAAAGATGCAGCATAAGTTTCAGAGTAAACTCGTGGTGGCACAAGATGAGAGATTGAAGGTGAGTTCTGAGGCCCTTGTGAATATGAAAGTGCTGAAGCTATATGCGTGGGAAACGCATTTTAAAAATGCTATTGAAAGATTAAGAAACATTGAACTGAAATTGTTGAGTGCAGTGCAACTGAGAAAGGCTtacaacataattttattttggatcTCACCTGTTTTGGTGTCTGCTGCTTCTTTTGGGGCATGCTACTTTTTGAATGTTCCTTTACATGCAAACAATGTTTTCACTTTTGTGGCAACTTTACGCCTGGTGCAAGAACCAATTACAGCCATCCCTGATGTTGTTGGGGTGGTCATTCAAGCAAAAGTTGCATTTTCCAGGATTGTTAATTTCCTTGAGGCAACTGAATTACAGAGTGCAAAATTCAAGCATAGGTGTTTTGATGATAGTATCAAGGGCTCAATTTCGATCAAATCTGCTGACTTTTCATGGGAAGGTAATGTATCAAAGTCAACACTGAGGAACATAAACTTGGAGATTAGACATGGGCAGAAGTTGGCAATTTGTGGAGAAGTTGGCTCAGGAAAATCAACCCTCTTAACTACAATTCTCGGTGAAGTTCCTCTGACAAAGGGAACT ATAGAAGTTTATGGAAAGTTTGCATATGTTTCTCAAACAGCATGGATACAAACAGGGACAATACgggaaaatattttgtttggatcGGATTTGGATGCTCATAGATATCAAGAAACACTTCGTAGATCTTCACTGCTAAAGGATTTGGAGCTGTTTCCTCATGGAGACCTCACAGAAATAGGTGAGAGAGGAGTTAACTTGAGTGGAGGTCAAAAGCAGCGAATTCAACTTGCACGTGCTCTTTATCAGAATGCTGATGTATATCTTTTGGATGATCCATTTAGTGCTGTTGATGCACATACTGCCACAAATTTGTTTAAT GAATACATCATGGATGGTCTTAAAGAGAAAACTGTTTTACTCGTAACTCATCAAGTCGACTTTCTACCAGCCTTTGATTCTGTTATG TTGATGTCAAATGGGAAAATCCTAGAAGTTGCTCCTTATCATCATTTGTTGACTTCAAGCCGAGAATTCCAGAATCTTGTTAATGCTCACAATGAAACTGCAGGTTCTGACAACCCTTTGGATGTTTCTTCTTCCCAGAGAGATTCAACTTCTGCCAGAGAGATTACACAAGCTTTCATGGAGAAGCAGTTAAAAGCAACAAATGAAAATCAGTTAataaaggaagaagagagagagatagGAAACACAGGGTTCAAACCGTACTTGCAATACTTGAATCAGAAGAAAGGTTATGCATACTTCTTTATGGCTTCTTTTTGTCACCTCATGTTTGTGATTCTCCAGATACTGCAAAACTCATGGATGGCTGCAAATGTTGACAATTCCCAAGTCAGCACACTGCAGTTGATTGTAGTTTACTTCTTGATTGGGGTTGCTTCTATAATTTTCTTGTTGATCAGAACTCTGCTTGTTGTTGCCTTTGGTATTCAATCATCAACATATTTATTTGTACAGTTAATTAACTCCCTTTTTCGTGCACCAATGTCCTTTTATGATTGTACACCATTGGGAAGGATACTTAGCAGG GTCTCATCAGATCTTAGCATTATGGATCTTGATATACCTTTTATGCTAAGTTTCACTACGGTAGGTGTTATATACTTATGTTCTAATCTCACAGTTCTAGCCATTGTCTCTTGGCAAGTCTTGGTTGTCTCCTTACCAATGATTTATGCTGCAATTCGCTTGCAG aaatattatttttccacTGCAAAAGAATTGATGCGCGTGAATGGCACAACAAAATCATTTGTAGCTAATCATATAGCTGAAACAACTGCTGGAGCTGTGACAATAAGAGCTTTTGAGGAAGAAGATCGTTTTTTCAAGAAGAATCTTGATCTAATTGATATCAATGCCAGTCCCTTCTTTCACAGTTTTGCCTCAAATGAGTGGCTGATCCAAAGATTAGAAGTAATCAGTGCATTACTTCTTACCTCTGCAGCTCTATGCATGGTTCTGCTTCCACCAGGAACATTCAGCTCTG gatTGGTTGGCATGGTTCTCTCCTATGGCCTTACCTTAAACGCTTCCttagtatttttaattcaaaatcaatgcagTCTAGAAAATTACATAGTATCCGTAGAGAGGATAAATCAATATATGCATATACCAAGTGAGGCCCCAGAAGTAATAGCAGGAAATCGTCCTCCTTCAAATTGGCCAGTTGCTGGTAAAGTAGAACTAAATGACTTGCAG ATACGATACAGGCCATATGGACCACTTATACTTCATGGAATCACATGCACATTCGAAGCAGGACACAAGATTGGAATTGTTGGAAGAACAGGCAGTGGAAAGTCCACTCTTATCAGTGCATTATTTCGTCTGGTGGAGGCAGCTGGTGGAAAAATTGTAGTTGATGGCATAGACATATCTTCTATTGGCCTTCATGATTTGAGGTCACGTTTTGGTGTTATACCTCAGGATCCTACCCTTTTTAACGGAACTGTTAGATATAATTTAGACCCTTTATCTCAATACTCTGATCGAGAAATTTGGGAG GTTCTTGGGAAGTGTCAGCTGCGAGAAGTTGTACAAGAGAAAGAAGAGGGACTAAACTCCTCAG TTGTGGAAGATGGATCAAACTGGAGCATGGGACAAAGGCAATTATTTTGTTTGGGGCGTGCGCTGTTAAGGAGAAGTAGGATATTGGTGTTGGATGAAGCAACTGCATCAATTGACAACGCAACTGATTTGATTCTGCAGAAAACCATTAGAACTGAGTTTGCAGATTGTACAGTGATCACAGTAGCACACAGAATACCAACCGTGATGGATTGCAGTATGGTTCTTTCAATTAGTGATG GAAAATTGGTGGAGTATGATGAACCAATGAACTTGATGAACAAAGAAGGATCGCTATTCAAGCAGCTTGTTAAGGAGTACTGGTCTCATTTTCATTCTGCAGAATCATATTGA